ttaacgaAAGATGATCACCATTTTCAAAGTGAAAAAGTGGACTTGCtgaatttgtattttcttaGTTTTATGAAACGACCCTTTGAAAAAGGCAAAGGCCTAATTCCCTAAAAGAAGGGCCAAACTTTAGATCTAGTCTTAATTTTGAAGTgaacctctttttttcttcaaaaaaatcacaaactttagGTCCACTATCAAATCTaccacaaacttttttttgttgaaaagaaaaatcaccatTTTTTACTCTAATCTTAAATCTACCCCTATTAGCAGCCGTCGCCAATTTACATATTCTAGAAcagttttattttaaaattaatttttcattgatGTAAATTTGTTATTGATGTGGAAATGCCACGTCAAGTTGGGATTGGACCATGGAGTAAATTTGAGAATAGATTAAAAGTTAGAGATGGTttttagacaaaacaaaatttagggTAGCTAAACTTAAAATTTCAGTAAAAAAAAGTTCGAGACAAAATTGAAAGTGGACTTAAAGTTTAGGGTACTTTTAGAGAATTATGCAAAAATACAGTATAAATAAAGGCTTATTATCTTTCACCGTTACTACTTGCAAGTGAGGGAGAGGGAGTGGACGTGTTTTCATCTTTCTGCTCCGATGGCTAATTCACCTTCTCAACTTCCACACTCTGCGCCTACGAATTCTGACGAAGAAGaggttctttctctctctgggTTCTTATGTCGTGTTTTTCCCATATTTTCTGAACTTGGTCGGATCGAACGAGGTAAGCTAGAGAAAGGCAAGAAAATATAGTGGAAAAGAACCATTTTTAAGTGAAATGCCTTGTTGAAACAGGAAAATCAGTGCGGtcagtattttattttatttttatttttttatgttacatGTTACCGTTCCATTTGAGATTTTGCTTGCCGAATTTCTAATTTCAAGGCAGTGGCTAATTAAATACTTGGAAAAAGTATAGGGGCTTTGTGATCGACTTGCTGTTCAGAACAGATACTCTCTCAGATTTTTTCAACTTTGTTCGTTTGATGGATGTTGATTCGATTTTTAGTTTGTCGCATCTTCGGAATCCATTTGCCTTTTTTGGTTGCTTAGGTGAATCTGTACTTGAAGATCATCAAGACAACAGCCTTGAAAGTTAGGAGAGATTCGACCGTGAAGCATATCAAAGCATCGATTCAAGACAAGGAACAAATCGATGAACATAGTCAGCTGCTTTTTTTCAGAGGAGATCATCTCGAAGATGGAAAAAGACTAATCGATTATGGCATCCACGGTGACTCCACGCTCCATCTCATCCTTCAGGActcgaacacaagaaccgaatgggcTAACCGAATGGGCGTTCAGCTAGGAATGGGTGATCCTCGCGTTGATGTTCCGATCGTTCAAGGCGATGAGCGTGAAGATCGTGGGCGTTCAGCCAGGAGGGCTAACCGGTTGAGAAAGGCCCGTGCTGCCTCGTGTGCGAGGGATCCGAAGAGGGATCTAGAAAACCGTCTGACGGCCATAGAGGAGTCCGTCATGGATGTCCAGGCGTTCATGGACGACCTGCACCAGACCGTTGAAGGAGCGGAAGCCAGTAGGGAGGAGTTCTTGGCCGAAGTGCAAGAGCTCCAAGCCGGCATGGGAGAGCTCTGTGTCGAGGTGCAAGGATTCTTCATGCATGAGCTGCAGCAGCGGGATGAGACTTGGGAAGCCGCGATGGCGGCCATGCGGGCGGAAATGGTGGAGATGAAGGGCAAGCTCGTAGAGCTTGAAGCAGCACGCGTGAACGGGGTGATCACCATGCAGTCCCGTGCCGATGCACCCAAAccaaaggagttcaagggctcccgggtggcaaaggacgtggacaacttcctATGGTACATGGAGCGATACTTCCAGACCATGGGGACAACCGACGACGTGATCCGGGTAAACACCGCAGCCATGTATTTATCTGATGATGCGCTGCTGTGGTGGAGACGTCGGTCGGATGGTAGGAATGGCAATCCTATTGTGACATGGGCTCGGTTCGTCGATGAGTTTCGGCGAACCTACTATCCCGCTTATGCGGAAGAGGAAGCCCGAGGGGAACTCAAGCGCCTAGAGCAGAAGGGCGGAGTTCGTGAGTATGTGAAGCGGTTCTCGGAGCTGCTGCTCCAAATCCCGTCCATGACCGAGACGGAGGCGTTCCACCAGTTCATGGGCGGACTCAAACCTTGGGTCAAGCAGGAGCTCAAACGGTGCAGTGCAACGGACCTCACCACAGCCACTTCTGTGGCCGAGTCCCTTGTTGAATATAGGCCGGCAACCACCACCAAGCCCGACTTTCGACCGAGAGAAAAGGCcactggtgggggagatcgagGCCGGTTCCCTCGACCAAATGCTGGCAGACCACCGTCGACTCCTCATAGGAATCAACCCAAGTCGAGCAACGCAAGATACCAACACAAGGTACGCACatacaagtgcttcttttgtgaCGGTCCCCATATGGCTCGGGATTGCCCGAAGAGTGGAAAGTTGGCGGCCTTGTGCAAGGAGGACAAGCCGCGAGAGGAGGCGTGGTTGGGATCGTTGCGGATCCTTGGAACGATCAAGGCCTCCAAGAAGGCCAAAGAACCGAAAGGAATGATGTTCGTAGACGTGAAGATCGGGGGTACCACGATGAGCGCACTCGTGGATACCGGGGCGTCCGATCTGTTTGTATCCAAAGAGGCCGTGAAGAAGCTGCATCTTCCGGTCGAGGCAAATGAGTCCGGTTGGCTCAAGACGGTGAATTCCAGAGAAGTCCCGACCAGCGGCATGGCCAGGGGCGTGGAGTTTCACCTAGGTCCTTGGACCAGCAAAGAAGATATCGAGGTAATCCCCCCTTGATGACTACGACTTCATACTCGGTTTGGGATTTCTCGACCGGATCAATGCGGGTGTCATGCCCTTCGCGGATTGCATATGCATTCTGGACAAGCGGTGCCAATGCATGGTCCCGATCTATCGTGAATCGGGACGCGATAGGAAAATGTTGTCAGCCATGCAGCTTGCTAAAGGGCTGAAGAAAGGCGAGGTGACCTTCTTGGCGGCATTGAAGGAGGAGGGCGCAGAGGAAAGCTCGGTACCGGAAGAGGCATCCCGAGTCCTCGATGCCTTCCAAGATGTGATGCCACCCGAGCTGCCCAAGAAGCTGCCTCCTCGGAGAGAGGTTGACCACCGAATCAAGCTAGTACCCGATGCTCGACCACCGGCCATGGCTCCCTATCGCATGGCCCCGCCCGAGTTGGAGGAACTGAGGAAACAGCTCAAAGAGCTGTTGGATGCTGGTTATGTTCGGCCATCCAAGGCCCCGTTCGGTGCCCCGGTcttgttccaaaagaagcacgacGGATCCCTCCGTATGTGTATCGACTATCGGGCACTGAACAAGCTGACCGTCAAGAATAAGTACCCGATTCCCCTTATTgctgacttgtttgatcagctcggagaagcCCATTGGTTCTCCAAGCTCGACCTTCGATTGGGGTATTATCAAGTGCGGATTGCTGAGGGGGATGAGCCAAAGACAGCATGTGTGACCCGCTATGGATCATACGAGTTCCTTGTCATGCCGTTCGGCTTGACTAATGCGCCGGCTACGTTCTGCACactcatgaacaaggtactgCATCCGTTCCTTGATCGGTTCGTTGTAGTTTATCTTGATGATATAGTGATATATAGCCGGACGCTCAAGGAGCATGTCGAACATTTGAGTCGAGTTTTTCGAACCCTTCGAGAAAACGACCTGTATGTGAAACGTGAGAAATGTGCCTTTGCACAAAAGGAAATTTCGTTCCTTGGGCACATCGTTGGGGGCGGACGTGTGCGGATGGACGCGGCCAAGATCCGTGCCATTGTTGATTGGGAGCCACCAACCAAGGTGACTAAGCTGAGATCCTTTCTTGGTCTCACGAACTACTACCGGCGCTTCATCCGAGAGTATTCGCGTctcaccgtgccactcacggatatgctgaagaaagaaaggccgtgggagtggacggatcggTGTCAAGAGACGTTCGAGCGGTTGAAGCGGACCATGACCAAGGAGCCGGTGCTTATGCTGCCCAACTACACCAAGCCATACGAGGTGGAGACCGAtgcttctgattttgccatcGGTGGTGTCTTGATGCAAGAAGGTCATCCGGTGGCCTTCGAATCCCGAAAGTTGAATGATGCCGAGCGACGATACACggtccaagagaaggagatgaccgcggtGGTGCACTTTGCCTTCGCACATGGAGGCACTATATCTTGGGGTCCCGGTTCGTCGTGAGGACCGACAATGTGGCTACGAGCTACTTCCAAACCCGAAGAAGCTCGGCCAAACAAGCTCGGTGGCAAGACTTCCGGCCGAGTTTGATTATGTCTTTGGAGTATAAGCCCGGAAAGTCCAATTCCGTGGCCGACGCCCTAAGCAGGAAGTTCGAATTGGTCAATGTGGTGAGCAGGCCCGACTGCCCGTGGGTTGATCGTATCAAGGAGGGGCTGAAGCATGATCAAAGAGCCCAAGTCCTCTGCGATACGCCAAAGAGGGCTGACGATGATATTTTGGCATGAGGATGACCTCCTCTACACCAAAGGATGGCGACTCTATGTGCCGCTCCACGGGAAACTTCGGAAGGAAGTCCTAAAAGAGTGCCACGACTCCAAATGGGCGGGACATCCGGGGATCCACCGCACCATGGCGCTTGTTGAAGATCAATACTTCTGGCCGCAAATGCGGGATGATGTGGAGACATACGTGCGGACGTGCCTTATCtgccaacaagacaagataGAGCAACGGCCTCGCGGGGCTCCTTGAACCGTTGCCCATCCCGGAACGTCCATGGGAGAGcgtctccatggacttcatcgtgAATCTGCCCAAGTCTGAAGGGTGTCGGGCTCTCATGGTTGTGGTAGATCGCCTCTCCAAATATGCGACGTTCGTGCCAACCACAATGGAATGCCCAGCCGAGGAAGCTGCCAAGCTGTTCCTCAAGCACGTCGTCAAATATTGGGGTGTTCCACGCATGATCGTGAGCGATCGAGACCCTCGGTTCACCGGATGGCTTTGGACCGAGCTCTTCAAGTTGCTGGGGACGAGTCTCAATCTCTCCACCAGCATGCATCCGCAGACCGACGGACAAACCGAGCGAGTGAATGGATTGCTAGAGATCTACCTTTGGCACTATGTGAGCAATACGCAGTTTAACCGGGCACGGCTGATTGACGTGGCCCAATTCTCTTACAACTTGCAGCGGAGCGAGTCCACGAGTCAAAGCCCGTTCGAAATTGTGACCGGGCAGCAGCCGCTCACGCCAAGCGCAATCGCTTCGGGATATCGAGGAAGTAGCCCGGCCGCATACAAGCTCGCTAAGGAATGGGGTGAGCATGTGGACTTGGCCCGGGCGTGTCTGGATAGGGCCGCGAAACGCACGAAGAAATGGGCTGACAGAAAGCGACGGCATGTGGAGTTTCAGGTCAGGGACTTGGTGCTAGTCAAGTTGCACCTCGTCCTTCGGTACAGAAACGTGAACAAAGGGCTGATCTGTCGCTATGAAGGCCCTTTTCGAGTGATACAACGGATCGGAAAGGTGGCGTACAAGCTGGACATACCATCCAAGTTCAAGCTCCACCCCGTGTTCCATGTGAGCATGTTAAAACCGTTTCATGGGGATGAGGATGATCCGGATCGGGGCACATCGCAGCGAGCGCCCCTTGGGGTGAAGACCTCCTATGATCGGGATGTTGAGTGTATCATGGCGGATCGGACCATACGGAAGAAATATCGGGCAGCAAGGAAGGAGTACCTCGTCCAGTGGAGAGGCCTTCTTGAGAGTGAAGCAAGCTGGGAACCCTCCGAGACTCTGTGGGAATTCAAGGGGCACATCGAAGCCTTCCATGCCACGGACGCGACGAGGCGTCGCCGGATTAGGTGGGGAGaatgacacggcccacggacaagcatgatccaagatcgtccgtgaGGGATCGTGTCACGTACAAAGGGCTGCTCGGAAGCAGCCCACGAACGACCCATGAGCAGAACGAGCGGAAGGCCCATGCGCAGCCCGTGGGCGACCCCTGAGCGATGCTCAAGCAGCCCGTGACGGTTCAGCTGGTCGCGTGTCGACCGACCTGCAACCCCGATCTTGCTTCGACGCACGCCCATGATCTCGCCCAAGGCTCCGACGAGCGCGACCCATGGACTTCCCAAGGGCCTGCCGGGTGCagaccatcgagtagccttcgAGTAGTCTGGTGTATAGCGTGTAATGattatacggattcaaaatgGACCGTCAgatcggagggacgatccacGGCCGAGAAACGAcccactcttgtataaatagggatccctctcccacCTTGTAACTAGTTCGTTCACAagcaatatacactctctttgcccattcggttcttgtgttcgagcgtgtgtgtgtgtaaggctgacttgggatcaccgatcTAGTCGCCTTGCTGGTCGAAGCAAGGCGACTGGATACCATTCGAAATGTTAAATTGATGATTCAAACCAAGGAAGGGATACGATTTGATGAGTTCGCTCTCATATTTGGTGGAAAGATGCTTGCAGAGGATAGGACCCTTGCCTCTCTCGACTTGCTGCCAGAGCTCACATTTCATTTGGTTTTCCATCCCAAAGATGATGTGTCCATTATTATTGACATGTCCAGTCACAGAGTCACATTAGGCGCTAAATCTTGGTACACTGTATGTGATGTCAAAGCCATAGCTGGAGCATTGATGTCTGCGCAGCTCGTGACTTTGCATTCGCATATGTTCTATCAGGGAAAGCTTCTTGAGGATCACAAGACATTAGCTTGTCACAGTATTGCGGATGGCTCTGTCTTACAATTGGTGTTTCCATTTCAGATATTTGTCAAGTGCTTAAGTGGTAAGACTTTTGTTCTTCAGGTTTGCAAGTCTGACACGGTTAAGGAAGTGAAGAACAACCTTCGTCATAAGCTGCAGGAGCATGTGCCGTccgaaaatctcaaattgttttatGTGGGAAAAAGTTTGGTTGATGATCTTGACCTGGCAAGTTATGGCATCCAGGCGAATTCGACTCTCTTTATGACTATTAGGTGCCTGGGAAAGTAGAAAATGAAGTACAAGCTTCTTCATAAGGTGCAGGTGTGTACGCCAGCCGAACGGCACCATATTTCTTATATGGGAAAAAGGCTGGCTGATGACCATCCGGGCGGATTCGACTCTCTTTGACGTGTGGCGCCTGGAGGTTGATTGTAAAGTGAGGCTTGTTGCTGCATTTTGGTTCCTCTTCTAGCAGATTTAACTCTGCTTTGTACATTAGATCAATAAAACTgcccagcaaaaaaaaaaaaaaaaaaactttttttttttgtgtgttccGATGATTTGACCCTCCAAAGCAGCAAAAGGAGAAGGTAATTTCTCCATTcgcccctctctccttcttcttcacaaagCAATCGAAGCGATGGTACAAACAAAATCCCGTCACGTCTTTCATTTGCGTCCGCAAAGGCTCTCAGACTTGAGAGCCAAACCTCACACGCAGTCTGAGAATTGCGGGGATTCGGATTTTAGTTTAAACAATTATgattaaaattcgaaaattttgaaattgaatttgaataacTTTGGACGAAAATGCACCTATGGTACGAATAATGACACCTGACACTCACACGAGCATGGTAATTGTCCGGCGAAAGACCTGTATCATCGATGAGCTAGAGGGTCAATCAAGACAAAGTCACTAAttataatctttttctttttgcaataaTCACCACTTTGTTTTTTTAGACGAAAGATAATCACCACTTTGGAAGTTACTTTGGGAAAAAGTGGACCTGCtgaaattttctttgtatttccTTAGCTATATGAAACGACCCTTTGAAAAAGGCAAAAGGTACAGTACAAATGAAGGCCTTTTTATCTTTCACCGTTGCTACTTACAAGTGAGGGAGAGGGAGCGGAAGTATTTTCATCGTTCTGCTCCAATGCTGCTTCGCCTTCTCAACTTCCAGTCTCCATGCCTCCAAATTCTGACAAGGAAGaggtttctctttttctctctaagTCATGTGATCCGTCCTTAATTTCTTAGGGGCgtgaatgataatcattctcTTTCGTAAGTCAATTTATAATCagaaactgatttttctatttttattttatggacaAGCTTCTCagcaaaaatacaaatttaataatgacacaaaatatGTATTCTcataatgaaattttctttgataacaacacaacaTTTTTCTCTCCTAAACAACTGACGAACGGCGGCGGCAATGGCGGGGCTAGTAGCAAGAGCAAGCaaaagaagagtttttattcatttttgttctagaaataacaAAGTAAAAACATTTTACTTCTAATTTCCAAACTtaattctagaataaaaatttgttcaataaattaaaaaaaaaaaatgatttcattatCAAATAGGTTTGGTAACACTCTTGGAAATATGCGTGTTCATTATTTTATTCACGGGAACAAAAATGGAACAGAAACGTGTTTGACAAGtattttgtttctgggaacagatttagaacaaaaacaaaaaaaaaaaaaaaagttgtttcttgttcctcggaacaactcaagaaacaagaatcaagaatcaagcttctttttttttctgtttttttctcttcttctcttcttcccctaGCCAGTCGTGAACCTTGACGTCGGCGAATGACTAGCCAAACAAGGCCCGACAACCTCGTCGGAGCCTTGCATGCCCTCGGCAAGGTTGCTCCGAGCTCGCCAGCCACTAGCCCCTCGAGCCTCACTGTGGCTAGGGAGGCTCCCCGAGGCTCGActcacccaaatttggcgagAGAACCACGAGCCTTGTCATCCAAACCTTGGCGAGGCCGAACCTTGCCCAACCACTGCGAGCCTTGTCGCCACTAGCGAGGCCGAACCTTGCCCGGCCATTGTGAGCAAGGTCGCCTCACCTAGTTATGGCAAGGCTCAAGGTGACTCGCCTGTTGCCGGTTGGAGgaatgagaagaaagaaaaaaaaaaaacgtaataaaattattaataaatttaaaaaaattttaagtcataaaaatatatggggtcataccaaacacatttctctttggaaaacaagaattttgtatagttaccaaatgcattcaaatgcttagaaactATTCTTAAgaatagaaagagaaaaaatgtttttgaaaaaaattattcttcaaaacaaaaacattaccaaacgcagcctagatttttattccaaacctattcatgagaacataaaataaaataaattaaaaacagaaTGGTTATTGTGCGTGCCCATAATAATTTCATGGGGGCTTCAATAATTTCTTGCTTTTAGAGGAAATGGGAGGTTTATGTCAtgttttttccatattttctgaACTCGGTCAGACCGATCTTTTTGGTGAAACGCCTTGTTGAAACTAAAAAATCAGTGCGATCAGGAAATTTTTACATTTCACTTTTTTGGTCCATTGAGATCTTGCTTGGTGAAGTTCTAGTTTCAA
This region of Eucalyptus grandis isolate ANBG69807.140 chromosome 8, ASM1654582v1, whole genome shotgun sequence genomic DNA includes:
- the LOC120287246 gene encoding polyubiquitin-C-like, translating into MIQTKEGIRFDEFALIFGGKMLAEDRTLASLDLLPELTFHLVFHPKDDVSIIIDMSSHRVTLGAKSWYTVCDVKAIAGALMSAQLVTLHSHMFYQGKLLEDHKTLACHSIADGSVLQLVFPFQIFVKCLSGKTFVLQVCKSDTVKEVKNNLRHKLQEHVPSENLKLFYVGKSLVDDLDLVNLYLITKTVALKAGRDSTVKHIKASLQDTKQINEHSQLLFSFEAIRKKIKLIMDRRLTLPAKSWDTVRDVKAIVGAWMSAQVMESFLRIIRPYLLQHCGCLFLTNGVSYAPFQVYRSHTAKEVKNKLYHKLQLPVPAEWHHISYVGKMLAGYSIEENSILLEIISLPRNWNA